A region of uncultured Carboxylicivirga sp. DNA encodes the following proteins:
- a CDS encoding type II toxin-antitoxin system VapC family toxin, with product MKKIMLDSNIFDDLVKREITTESFGNVQLNVTHIQRDELEKCKDESWKQELISKLNVIDPDLMPTESLVLGYSRVGLAKLGDSGLFEKLRVGKLKNTNDALIAETAMKNDLLLVTNDKRLKKRVKRLGGKCINLDDLLSNDK from the coding sequence ATGAAGAAGATAATGCTTGATAGTAATATATTTGATGATCTAGTAAAAAGAGAAATTACTACAGAATCATTCGGAAATGTTCAATTGAATGTCACACATATTCAACGAGATGAACTAGAAAAATGTAAAGATGAATCTTGGAAACAAGAATTAATTAGTAAACTGAATGTAATTGATCCAGATTTAATGCCAACTGAATCCTTGGTTCTTGGATACTCGAGGGTTGGTCTTGCTAAATTAGGAGATAGTGGTCTATTTGAGAAATTGCGTGTTGGTAAACTGAAAAATACAAATGATGCATTAATAGCTGAGACTGCAATGAAAAACGATTTGTTATTAGTGACAAATGATAAGAGATTAAAAAAGAGAGTTAAAAGGTTAGGAGGCAAGTGTATTAATCTAGATGATCTTCTAAGCAATGATAAGTGA